The Electrophorus electricus isolate fEleEle1 chromosome 15, fEleEle1.pri, whole genome shotgun sequence genome segment GGAACCTTTGGACATTTCAGTAACATCCACAGGGCTAACATCTCCAGCTCCAGGGATGCAGAGTTGTGCTCCGAGTGGAAACCGGCTGCAGTTAAACGTATCTGGCCACGGGAACCCGAACGCGCTCATCACCGGCAGGCACCCGTCCCGCACGCGCTCGCAGAGGCTTCGGCATGGACGCACGGGTGCCGTGAGCTCTGGTAAACACACAGGGGcgaagagagagcagagaaactTCCTGGTGTCGCCGTGGCATTGCTTGGTAACCAAGGGTATCCACGCGGCCGACTGCTGCTGCGCCTCCCTCGCGCTGTCATGTCCGAGGAGGTTCGGCAGCCTCATGTGCTCGTACCCAATACCATGACACAAGCTCATCGTGTTTGGCACGGGCTTGCAAACGGAGCGCACGGTGCCGAATTCAGTTGAGGTCACAAAGTCCGAGATGACCTTGGCCGCTAAATCGTCTAGCTTCACGTCATCCGCTTTGAGAACGACAAATTGCGAAAGCAGCAAGAGACCCATGAATGTATTTTCCATCCTAGGACGCATTAAGTCATAGCCGACAACGCGCGTCGTCTCGGACAGGATCTGCGCCGTGACTGCGCCTGGCTGTACTGGCGCAGACTTGCCTATCCAGACAGCACCTCTAATGAAAGGCCGCATCTGGCGTCGCCACATCCTGTGAAACGGGTCCTCACATCAAATGCATGTAATTCTGTCGACTTTATTGTGGGGCCATAAACTCCTCTATTATTACAGTTCGAAGGCGTCAGTGCGTTTGATGTCCTTTGTTTCCATTTCGAAGATCGCACTTAGCATGCTTATTAGTCTATTTTATAGttcctggggtttttttttgtttgtttgtttgttttttagttaaTTGTGCTTTATGGATGTTTTTAGTTAATTTATCAGTGTTGGAATTCTTTTGTGCTATTTTCTAGACCTTTTGTGTCAGTTGGTAGGCTTAAACGTCTTTCTGCCTATAAGAAGACTTgcaaaaaaatcattttgaaagTGATGCTAGACTGAACCTGAAAATACTGTTAGGGAATTTCACATGTTAAATGGCATGAATCAGCGTATCTCCTAATGTGTGATTTGGCTTTCTGTAATGCTTGCAATAAGAATAGCAGAAGTTTCTCTTTGGAATGTCACTGTATGTTTCATTCTTTGTAAGGCTCTAATTTtcttgtcatttaaaaaaaaatattgaagaCGTACAGATCATTTCTGATCATCTTAATTATGATAATTTGTAATAATTCTAGTATTAATTTAGCCTGAGTTGGcaataatttacatattaatattGGTTAGGATAATAATTAAATACCATATTTGATCTCTGAATGATTATATGTGCATGTCATTGTAACTGGAACAGTATGAGGAGTGCAGTATTTATTTGCACTCTCATctgtgaccaaaaaaaaaaaaagaactattCAAATTGTTGTGGACCTTTTGGACTGTTAGTTTTAAGTACATTTAGGTCTCAGTACTGGGTCTTCTTGTTAGCTCTTTCAGTTCTGTGCTTGCGTTCTGCAATTGTACAATAAAGACAGTACTGCTCAGTTTCGCAAATAACTGTCCTGTTTTCTGCATATCAGGAGGAAAAGCCCAGTTAATCTTACTGCAACTTATTGTTCTAGAAAGTTCCATCTAGCAGGAAAAAGCAGCTGCAGAGTAATTTGCCACTTCAGTGTAATCTAACCTGCTGACATGTGATTCTTGCTCCAGCAGCTGTATTTAGCTTGCAATACTAACACTGGTTGGTTCTTTAATACTTTGTCAACAGCTCTCGTTTCAAATCATTCATCTTCTTTATGGACCTCTCCTTCATGACATATCTAATTCCATGTCTAATACTTGCAGAGTTGAGCTGGTTTAAGGTAGATGTGCACGCATCCTTCAGATCAACCTTCTGATTCAGAGTTAACTGGTATCTTTcgtgcattcattcatttatccatgtgtttgtttgtttgtttatttatttggaacTCATGCTATTATTCTGGAATTTATCATGCAGAAATTGTCCTTAGTCCATCAGATCCTTTTCATTCCTTTCATTTCCAGCCATTAATTGTCAAGCACCTTTGGATCTCTGACAAACTCTAATGAAATCAATAGCCTGCAAGATCAAATGAAATGAGAAGTGGTCTGTCCagtgaggggagaggggggatGTAAGCTTGTATGAGAATGAGGTTATGTGAGATTGGTTGCTTGAGCACACTGAGACCTAGATGTCGGATTTCAAGTAGTATTAGTAGAGCAGACTATGAAAAGTTACATTAAAGGTATGAAGTAATTTAAAGAATACAGAAGACTTGGAAAAAAGTCTTAAGCCTACAGTTGTTTTCACCCTTTTAAGCTGTAACCGTACCCAATATGAAAGCTACTGTAAGTCACTGACACCCAAGGGTGAGAATTCTAGCACTGGCCATAAGGAAGGAATCCCTTTTATATGGCAGTATCTTAAATAGGTTGTCTTGGGAGCTACGGAGATGTTGAAAGGGGCACTCTGTTTAATAACCATCAATGAACATCATAGCACATCCTCCAAAAGTAGGCACTTTAAAATGAAACCACTATGTAAAAGATCTATAACACTTAGAAAGAATTTCTCAGAACACGACCAAGCTTGCGCTAGTCTGTTACACGTCCGTCACGTTCACCACGCGACCCCCAGTGGCCGCAGGGGTCTGTCCAGTGCTGATGTGCCGCACCACTGTCGGATGGTCGGGTGAAAGGCGTTCGGGTGTGTCTCAATGTGTGATACAACAAAGTCCATGAGTGTGCTCCACCTGTCTGCTGGAGTCATCCACTGACGCCAAAGAGAAGACCCTTTGCTATGGAGACAGGGCTTGgcgccatggcaacagctgaGGCATGCTCGTTTAGGCTTAGGAAAATTCTCTGCTGATGACTTGCAAAGTGAAGGATCATATAGTTTGTGacagttacatttacaaagAGGAGACCTTTAGAACTAATCTCTTTGTCATCTAGCTTACAAACCTTAACGATGAGGGAAGTCTAACTCCTTGAGTTCCAGTGTGGAATTTCGCTACATCCAGTGATCATTGTGAATAAATCATGTCTAACAAAAGTAGCCTAAATATGATTCTTTTTGCCAGTTCACTTCTATTCTATTGATCACTTCCATTATTCCATTATTCTTTTGTTCCAGTTCTTCCCTGGTAGAAGGGACTTTTGCCACAGTTGATTACTGTTAGGGAAAAGCATCTGCCAGTGCTTCCTGCCAGCGTGTACATGTCAGCAGGATCACTACTGCAGCCAGGACATGCCGGGAAAGGGCTTAGCTCCATTGGTATGTGCTATGCATGTTAATTACCCAGCACAGAAAGAGACACTAAAgctatgctttttaaaatgctggaggtgagtgtgtgattgtgtgatttGTTCTCTCTTAAAataccttgtgtgtgtgtgtgtgtatgtgtgtgtgtgtgtgtgtgtgtgtgtgtgtgtgtgtgtgtgtatgtgtgtgtgtgtgtgtgtgtgtgtgtgtgtgtgtatgtgtgtgtgtgtgtgtgtgtgtgtgtgtgtgtgtgtgtgtgtgcgtgcgtgtctgtgtatgtgtgatacGCATGCTCTTAAAACAAGCATTCACCTTACAGGGTCATAGACTAAAGACACTGAGGTGCTGGAAATGCATCTTCCaaagcaatctctctctctctctctctctctctcttccaagTGTGGAAGTAAGACTAAAGGTGTCCTTCCCTTTTTAAGTTGTAATCAGGAGCTGGTGCGCCTATCAAGTCAGTTTCTTTATTACTGTGTATATCAGGGCTCCtgaccaccaacaacaacaacaccaccaccactaaaGACCCCTCTTactaaagtgtgtgtttgttttgttctatttttgaGCTAGTCCTGGCTCTTCTTCAGTAATTGCTAATTGGGGCTTAAGAGAGGAATCCAGCAAAGTCTATTTCTAGTGCTTATGTAGGTTAGCCGTGTGAAGAGCCTTGTGAGGAgctgcatgagagagagagagagagagagagagagagagagagagagagagagagagagagagagagagagagagtgtttctggaacattctatCCTGACTAGTTTGCTCTACAATCATTTCCCAAAACATCATTATTTGAATCAGTGCAATTTTAGAAAATCAGTCACAGAAGTAATAAGAGAACCTGTGCTGTTAATATAAACATGATGTCCTTGAGCctgttttttaaacactttttctaaggactttttcctttcttaatgatttttctttctttcagcttCCAAATGAACAGTTTGTCACTCTGGTCTATTGCAGTAGAACTATCCAGGTATATGATAAGACACATGAAATCCAAATCCTAGACTGACACTTATCTGTCTCCTTAAATTCACCTGTGTTTCTATATGTTACTATATGTGCTGctatttgtgtttctgtgtgtttctatatGTGCTACTATATGTGTTACTGTATAAATTACTATATGTGTTACTCACAGTGGGTGCAAGATGCTCATGCACCCAACATGCATGAGCATGTTTTCAGGCTCAGCTCAAAACTGCACTCAGGGAAGCATATTGGGAATTTTTTTGactttgtaatattttaatacctgttgaaatgtttttaaatggtgcCACTGTATTCTTTTCTTGAGCGCTGCACTCGATGAATTCCAACCATGCATTTCTACACTTACTGGCTGCATTATGAGGAACACTAGACTCACTACTATCAGAACATCCTCAGTTCTTTATGGCATGGATCCATGTGGTGAAAGTAACATTCCTTTGAGATTCTGGTCCATGTCAACACGATCACATTATGTAATTGCATCAGATCTGCCAGCCGTGAATCTCTGTCTCCGTACCATGTCTAGAAGGTGTCCTGCTGGATTCAGATCTGCTGACTGCAGAGGTCACTGATGTACGCGGAACTCATTGTCATGGCCATGGAAACGGTTTGCGATGACTTAGCTAGGCTTTATCTCATGGCACATTGTCATGCCTTGTGTAGCCATTTTAAGGGTGAATCGTGGCCATAAAAGTATGTGGTATTCAAACGATGCTTGATGGCAACTTGGGGCCCAGAGTGTGTTAAGAAAATATTCCCCACATCATCACCATTACACCAGAGACAGTAGGATCTGTTAACACAAGGCAGGTTGGGTCCATGGATTCGTGaggtttatgccaaattctgacctaATCTGCAAATTACAATAGAAATCTCAGATGAGACAGTGTTTTTCCAAACTTTTTCCAGTTTTAGTGAGCCAGTGAAGTCTCAGATTCCTGGGCTTGGAGCCCACCCATCTCAAACTTTCGATGTGTTGCCCAATTTGAGATGCTTCGTTGTCCTACCATGGTGGTAAGCAGTGGTTGTTATATTAACCATAGCCTTCCTGTCAGGTCAAACCGATCTGGCCATTCTCGGCCTGTAGAACTGAAGCCCATGAAGGTTTTGGTTTTTCACAGCATTCTGGGTAAATTCTGGAGACTGGAGAAAACTCCAGGAGgccaaaactttttttttgcataaacatTAACTGAAGCTCTTGACCTGTGTCCACGTGATTTTATGCATTTGCGCTGCTGCTCAAATGAGCAGATGCAAAGGTGTTCCTAAAAAAGTTGCTAATGAGTACAAATATTTGATTACACATAAAGCTGAATGCTTCACTGAGCCATGGCATAAGATACATTCTATGTGAAAATCAAACAGCACTGGAACTGAGAAAAAAGGATAAAATCATACAGAGCTCCATTTGAGTTAGAAGCAGACACTACTGCAACAACAGTGAAGCTGTGTCAGTGAGACACACATGTCTCCTTGACATTAACCTTGGTTTCTCCAGGATCATTGCAGTATCTGGATCAGATGGATGAGGAATGTAGATGTTGTTtggaatcacacacactacagtcttgGTCTGAGTATGCACGAGTCAGCTAGGGTTTACTAAGCTATCAAATCTGATCTCCTGAAAACAATAAACTGTGCTATGCTGCAGTCAGATACTCCTACATTCAACTATATAATCAGCAAAGAACAGCTGTTTATCTGAGAGATGCCTGGTATTTTcact includes the following:
- the sfrp2l gene encoding secreted frizzled-related protein 2, encoding MWRRQMRPFIRGAVWIGKSAPVQPGAVTAQILSETTRVVGYDLMRPRMENTFMGLLLLSQFVVLKADDVKLDDLAAKVISDFVTSTEFGTVRSVCKPVPNTMSLCHGIGYEHMRLPNLLGHDSAREAQQQSAAWIPLVTKQCHGDTRKFLCSLFAPVCLPELTAPVRPCRSLCERVRDGCLPVMSAFGFPWPDTFNCSRFPLGAQLCIPGAGDVSPVDVTEMSKGTVLCDACSTASEAESDIQKNFCSSQFAFRLQIGSSSLEGTDLRLVSQGRSRVLRWKGGERKQQADAQQRELWLPDAANCSCQALESQLAGSLLALARMVEGRMVLSSLVKWSRNEKDLRRFIRRLAKQQC